ttaaatcttttatattcattatattataacttTTTTGATCATCAGTATCTGAGAATACTTCTATTGGTATAGCatgaaaagaattataatcagttacataataattatatttattaaataaatttttgttAGTAAAActatatacaaaattataacaatttTTGTGTgctgtatataaataaatatcatcATATACCATTGAAGTAACcgaatttttaaataataaataatctaCAAATGTATTTgaaataatatcatatattaataatgtattattttctaatgCAAAGAAAATTAATCTATTATCTTtactaaaaattatattagtTACAAGAAATGCAAAATGAAATTTTCTAGTAATACATTTTTGTTCAATAtctaaaattaatatatgattatttgaAAGACAAACAGCAGtaagtatattataatgataaaatgaGACAATATGAATATCCTCTactgaattattatattcattttttatattataaacatatattaaatcacTTGTATATATATCCCATACTCTTAAACATGTATCGTCCTTAGAACTGGAAGCAgatacaaaataattaattccatataaatataattttaatatattaccaTCTATATGAGCTTTAGATAAAatagaatatttatttaatttatattcatttctaTATGTTGTAGAttgtatattaaaagaatgaATTTCTCCATCATTATATCCAACAATACCTATATGTCCAcatgatgatattaatacAGATGTTgcatatttttgtttttttaaatgaagcATTTCATAAGtttcatattcattatatattttgtattcttcattttctaaatgatcattattatcttcttcgatgttttcttcattttttaaaaatggatCATTATTTaccttttctttattttgtcTTTTATTGGAATATGAATTaggtaatattaaaaattcattagatattgtttttttataagatGATGCTAAATATATACGATCTGAATTTtcaaaacaaattaaaatattattccaATCATAATgtctatttatattaatatcaaAATCTACAATGGTTGTATTTAAGATATTaagttttttatttaatgcgaaatctttattttgttcagGATTATGAGGacttataataaataaatttccTTCCTTTGTATTCTCCATATTTGCTGAGACAATTAATTTATGATTTTCATCATCTAAAtatttgatattattaaCTATTCCAATACAACTATTTCtagtttttataatatctaatgaaaaattatttttatttatatttaataaatgaattttattatcatatccacatgtatatatatatccttgACCTGATATCAATATAGTTTTTACATAATCATGTACATCCCTCcttataaaatattgattatttttcaaattaaTCATAAGTAGTTTTCCATTTTCAGTTCCTATCAAtacaatattattcatttcatcatcaaattcatatgtataaaaattaatacaacTAGCAAAGTCATcattcatatgtatatttttggTATATACAATTTGATCTTTTTCAATATctagtatatataattcgtTCGATGAtgtaataatacaaaattcttcattttttaatgttcgcgatattattttaatatatttttctttattaaggCATAAAACATTTAATGCTTTATATTcatgaattattttttctttattaatattatataaatatattttattttcgtTTGTAGTTATAAtaactttatttatataaccaTCTGGATgaataacattttttatttcaacatCTGATGAATGATCAAATAAATTGAttgatttataaaaataatcagTTGTTTCCTTCATATTTTGTTcaatattgttttttttatggtTATTTTTAACCTTACCTTTATTATTACTAggatcatttttattattatcatcattcctatcattatcatttatagaATTAATCTTATTTATAGAATTAAGATTCcccttattaatattatcccTTTTATCATCTTTCTCATCATTATTCTCCTCATTATCGGATAATTCACTGTTGGTGTCACTTTGATTaaaatcatttatatcattattatcattccaAATAATTAATTCCTTTGCACTGTATGTTAATAAATAATCCGatgtaattaatatattaataatattatatttatgatggTCAGAAAAAACTTTCTTGTTTccattatcatttattttatatacctgtcttttaaatattacataaacGAAATTGTTTGtactatataaattttttatatcttctaaaaaatattctGAAATAAATGCTTTCCTTAATTTATGAGGATCATATACACAAAATGAATTTTTTACactagtaataataaatggtTGAATACCTTTCATAGATAAACACATTATACCATTGTGTACAATTATACCTGTAGTTCCGTTAGctattaataaattacttTCTTTGCATGAAATAATTCCTTTATAGTTTTTCtctgaatatatattttcaccttgatcttcttcttttatatatatattgtttacaCGATTGTGACGATTATCATTAATGTCTTCATTGTCTATacttttattgtttttttcgtatatattttgatcacttttaatttttttattaaattcagaaattttatatttattcaatatCTGTTTGGATTTTTCTTTATAGTCTTCTACATTTTCGATTATATCTAAACTGTTATTTTTTCCCTTATTATATCCTTtaacattattttcatcagaACAAAATACTTCACTAAGTTTTAGTGACATGGAAATATTTTTCTCTACACCCatctttcttcttttttttttttttttttttttgcgttattaattaattaataattcgTTTGACAATGTTACACTTTTATTTTGATTGATACtagaaataatatttgaataaaatataaaaggaaaaaaaaaaaataagaaaacgGAAGGAAAGATCTATCACGTACTcactaaaatatatatatatataattattgaattgttatatattttcacaaAAACATTTTTGCTaacttttaatataaaacaatgaaataaacataataaaaaattaaataaatatatctacatattaattattttatatgaatataaaaaaataatgaaattataaaaaattaaaataaataaacagaTCAATACTTCTATttttgatattatattatgaattctttttaataaatataatattgtataaTAGAATATTTCTCTGAAATATTTTcccaatttatttttaacaactttgtaacaatatatatatgtaatatgtttttacattaattaataaaattaaataaataatccttaaaattttaattatatatatattttttcattcaaAAGTTCAGTGGTttagtatatttatttctcattttaatgaaatatatataaatatttatatatactttcaCATTTAAgcaaaaaaaggaaaaaaaaaaaacgaaagaaagaaaaataaaatagataatGTAAAAACACCATAAgaaaggaaatatattttgtgctatatatattcaatatataatgcataaatatattgtggtatgttataatatttaatttaaaataagtatatatttattctctacattatttttgtttttctattttttaataatatttttttccttttatatatgttgttgcttttataaaatattattaatttcaaaatatattcaaattaattcgccaacaaaaaaaaaaaaaataataaaataagcatatattataacaaaaatatttatataaaaattttgaagATATAATTGAATTGTGGATAAGGAAAAAATTGTATACGAAATATGtaaaaagtattatatataatttatagatatatattactatattatataattaataaatatatatgtattattattttatattattcatataaataaatcgatataatttttatgtacaatagcctatataattattatatatttataatatatataatatatatatatatatatatatatatatataacatatatattgtatatatttattataatattattaaacacTTTAAAATATGGTGGATTTAATGAAGATACTTTAATTTTtagataattttttattttataaatattttcttcatatgttatttataaataaatatatgtatatatatattttatttatatttatatttttctttgtttAAATTCgaaatgaacaaaaaaagggataataataaattatatagcaacaaattatttattttctttctttttcataatttttatgttttagaAAAGAAATCTATATTAATTTAgtctttatatgtatatataattcaattatatttttctttatatttatattgttccctttttttttttttttttgataaatatttttataaaaatataaaccatATTCTATATTGTGTTGAAAATGGCAGAAGTAGCAAGTaagaataatatgataacattattttcataaaattaatataataaataaaagaaaaatatatataatatatatttatgaaataacatgttgatttaaaaaaaaatttgttgaattatttttttttttttataagattttattaaaatatatgtatatgtatattaatatatagagGAAAGtctcttaatatatatataatatatattatttgtacgactgttttatataacatataattatatattaatacatgtGTTAAATATGggtgaaaaatatatttgtgaaATATTTACACAAcattatgtatttatgtaatatatattttttgttattattctgatatattaaaatataagttTTCTTATTATCTCCATATGTGAAATGTAATACAATTATATgttgttttgttttattatatattatatacatattttttttttttttttttttatggttCTTTAGAGAATAAAAACacagaaaaattaaatagaaACGAAAAGCAAAACGATGTGAGgctaacaaatatattagcAGCAAAGGCCGTTGCCGATGTTACAAGAACAAGCCTAGGGCCAAAGGGGATGGATAAGAtggtataaatatttatatatatatat
This region of Plasmodium sp. gorilla clade G2 genome assembly, chromosome: 13 genomic DNA includes:
- a CDS encoding U3 snoRNA-associated small subunit rRNA processing protein, putative, which produces MGVEKNISMSLKLSEVFCSDENNVKGYNKGKNNSLDIIENVEDYKEKSKQILNKYKISEFNKKIKSDQNIYEKNNKSIDNEDINDNRHNRVNNIYIKEEDQGENIYSEKNYKGIISCKESNLLIANGTTGIIVHNGIMCLSMKGIQPFIITSVKNSFCVYDPHKLRKAFISEYFLEDIKNLYSTNNFVYVIFKRQVYKINDNGNKKVFSDHHKYNIINILITSDYLLTYSAKELIIWNDNNDINDFNQSDTNSELSDNEENNDEKDDKRDNINKGNLNSINKINSINDNDRNDDNNKNDPSNNKGKVKNNHKKNNIEQNMKETTDYFYKSINLFDHSSDVEIKNVIHPDGYINKVIITTNENKIYLYNINKEKIIHEYKALNVLCLNKEKYIKIISRTLKNEEFCIITSSNELYILDIEKDQIVYTKNIHMNDDFASCINFYTYEFDDEMNNIVLIGTENGKLLMINLKNNQYFIRRDVHDYVKTILISGQGYIYTCGYDNKIHLLNINKNNFSLDIIKTRNSCIGIVNNIKYLDDENHKLIVSANMENTKEGNLFIISPHNPEQNKDFALNKKLNILNTTIVDFDININRHYDWNNILICFENSDRIYLASSYKKTISNEFLILPNSYSNKRQNKEKVNNDPFLKNEENIEEDNNDHLENEEYKIYNEYETYEMLHLKKQKYATSVLISSCGHIGIVGYNDGEIHSFNIQSTTYRNEYKLNKYSILSKAHIDGNILKLYLYGINYFVSASSSKDDTCLRVWDIYTSDLIYVYNIKNEYNNSVEDIHIVSFYHYNILTAVCLSNNHILILDIEQKCITRKFHFAFLVTNIIFSKDNRLIFFALENNTLLIYDIISNTFVDYLLFKNSVTSMVYDDIYLYTAHKNCYNFVYSFTNKNLFNKYNYYVTDYNSFHAIPIEVFSDTDDQKSYNIMNIKDLINMNQQIEDNLNNHINENLPKHDEPINENEKNDYVNIMETYTSSERQINKNLITLSGFNISKIAYLIFLDKIKDKCKVEENVKRNEEIPFFLTTKLDKNIEYKDDEEEQFLQNITNNSENKTSQQEIQDKDEQEENKESNVESKEIVKSKHIGKNSKIQIPSSKLQELLSKNEESYIKVLKYFKSLSPSGIHYNILCLSTKEELENMMNFFIYHVKTNDNVDLIQAYLFIFLKAHGKKIMKSKEKKLRNTTKVLLQEIQGCWSNINFLFENIIFFIKFLTNIQLE